The DNA window GATGGAataaattttctgaatttaaagTTTAGTTTTCAGtagtatctaattttttttatttttctacataatctaaaatttagtttttaatgtttttacaCAAACTGAAATTTCTTTATGTTTTTCTCTacatacaatattttaatttggttgcatcaaataaaaatacggAGCAGGAGTTATATAACTTGATTGAAAATATCATAACAGGGTTTAGTGTTTGTTTGTCAAACCAATTACACATTAACTATATTTACATTCCCGACTTGgcgtataatttatttttaaaacttattttaatatagaccatcaaaattaactttatctAGTGCAACGCACGGATATTTTTTCTAGTAACTAACAaaaccctctctctctctagtttCCTCACTGAGAAACATCTCTCTCCCACCttcacaggaaaaaaaagttcaaaacgaACCAAGCAATGCATATGTCCATCACAAACCCATATTGAGCATCTGCCCTGCCCTTTTCTTTGCACTGtccttccctccctcccctccctcttaTATTTCATCTCTCTAACAGACAGACATACCGCACCCAGCGCAACCCCCCCACTTCGTGTCCGCGCCGCGACGCGCACTTCCcgcctttctttttcttgccgtcctcgcgccgccaccacgaacgcacgcacgcgccaTCTCGAGGCAGGTCTcactctctcctctccgcGCGCGCGGATCGATGGCGCACGACGGCTTCCTCGGAGGAGGCTTCCACGCGCTGCAGGCGCCgtggccgctgccgctgccgttcgacgccgccgcgctgcaggCCCAGCTCATGTCAGGAGGGTGGGAGGACGAGTCGGCGCTGAGCTCGCTCGTGTCGTCGCCCGCCACCaccgggcgcggcggcgacgtgcaCGAGGGCGCGCTCATGGAGGAGCTGGCGAGCCGGCTCGGCAGCgtgtgcggcggcgggctcggcgggggcggggtgccgtcgccgccgtcgtcgcggtaCGCGTCGTGCTACGGCTCGCCGGTGAGCTCCCCGGCGAGCAGGCCCGCGCCGTCTctgctcgccgcggcggactCCATGGTCGCGGAGCGCGCCGCGCGGATGTCGTGcctggcggcggccggtgtcGGGCCTAGCGGCGGGAAGCTCTCGCGCGTGGCGAGCAGCCATTCCCTCCTCGCGGAGCCTgcgccggcggacggcggcggcgtccagcAAGTGCCGGCGAGCGATGGGTCGAGCAGCGACGCTCCCTGCCGGAAGCGGAAGGCGCCCGGCGCCAAGGGCAAAGGGAAGGAcggagcgacggcgacggccttGACAAAGGTACTCCTCTGCTCTTGCTCTGTTTCGCCACCGGAACCGCAACGCCCAACCAGCCCGTAACAACGGTCAATTTTCCTCAGTTGCCGGAGCCGGAGAAGAAGGCCAAGAAATGCAAGCTCTCCGCTGACGCCACGGCAAACCAGGACACGAAACCactcgccggcgaggccggacACGCCGGCAATGGCAAGGGGAaggacgtcgccgtcgagccgCCCAAGGACTACATCCACGTgcgcgcccgccgcggccAGGCCACCGACAGCCACAGCCTCGCCGAGCGGGtaagcgccgccggcgccgattGCACTTTCCTCCTCCCATTCCCGCGGTTGCTGACGCCATTGCCGCCGTTGTTCACCTCCAGGTGAGGAGAGAAAAGATCAGCGAGCGCATGAAGCTGCTTCAAGACCTCGTGCCTGGCTGCAACAAGGTTTGCAAAATTCACccaacaaaatttgaaaattcacACAGGTAAATCCATCTTTTTACACCATcacaactaatttttttcgaaTTTATTTACTTAAACACAGGTGACAGGCAAGGCGGTGATGCTTGACGAGATCATAAACTACGTCCAGTCGTTGCAacggcaggtggaggtggGTAGCCACGATCTCTGAATTTTCACCGTAATTTCATTCGATTCCCCTCCCAATTTTTCCTAATTTGAGCAAATATTATCTACTGTCCCAACAGTTCTTGTCAATGAAGCTTTCCACTGTCAACCCACAGCTGGATTTCGACGTCGACAATTTCCTCCCAAAAGATGTAATTCATCTCGAATTTCGTTGTGACATTTCGTTAGGTGACCACCAAATATTCTTGTTCTGCCACTTATACCATACATCTCTGAATTTTTCTCTTCAGCAGCCCAGCGAGCCCAGCTTGCCGGCGCCGTTGTCGCTGCCACCACCGCAGCCACCGCTGTCCTACTCACCGGAATGCGCAACCCCGGCGGCGATCGGCTACTCGCCCTCGCAAGGGACGGCAATGCAGAGCGTGGTGGCAAGCACCAAAGGCTTCGAAATGGCGCCGACGTTTGCAAGCCATGGAATCCCAGCTCCATCATCACTGGATGCGTTTCACAGTGCTAATTcacaggtaaaaaaaaaaaaaactcaaactgTACTCATCATGCAAAAGATTTTCGTCATGATTCCAGGAATTCGTCATGATCGATCGTAGAACGCAGGAACTGTTGCTGAATTCTCCTTGGTGTTTCAGGCAGGGAGCTGCATGCAGATGTGGGAGGACGACCTGCAGAGCGTGGTTCAGATGGGGTTCAGAGGCAATGCTGCATGATAGGGGATGAGCCGAGTCGAGAGCCCCCCAATCATGGCGTTGGTCTCTGGAGTTGATTCGGAAACAAATCAGTTTCACCAATCAAGGCAGGAGACGATCATCCGGGGGAGGCATGTCGGGTGCATGGAGCCACTTAACACGAAGCCGGGGGTTGGGTTTTTGAGCTACCTCTCCAATCATTGGATCATCCCTCCATGATTGTACATAGAATCCTTCCCTTCCCCCAACCTTCAATGTAGGGGAAGGAATGGGATAAGGAGAAGGCTGGGGAAATGACCTCATTGCCTTACTTGGCCATGTCCATTGTCTCGGCCGAAGGACATGTAGCACGGCGAAGGTGAAGGTAAAGGCGAAGGCAAaggcagaaaaaagaaaaaaaaagatcaatcttttgtttttcttgatttGCTCTAAGAAATTTTCATCGATCTCACGAAAGACAATGTAATGTTGTAGTGGAATGTAACTGTTCCTAGACCTCAACttgagattatatatataatttgagaGAAGTTTCTTGCATTAGGGCCACGTTTGGTACTGCCCGTAAGATGTCTAAGTCCGGTcgttttccgaactactaaacggtatattttttacgaaattttttataggaaacttgttttaaaaaatcatattaatctattttcatattttttaatagttattaattaatcatgcactaatctattattacgttttttgTGCATGACAACTAACCCCTCTCCATTCTTACCGAACACAGCCTAGGTTGGTTGCTGCTACTGCTTGTGCTGTTACGTGCCTTGTGCTTGTGCCGGTAGGTGGAATTGTTTTTGTTCTCTGCGCTATCAtcgccatcatcatcatcatcacaagAGTCTTTTAAGCTGTGTGAGCTGGAGTCAACAACTCTAGCCGGAATCTTAACCTCTTTTAGTGTCTTGCTCGCTTGTATGATTGCGTTTTTAATCCCTCATCTAGTGAGCCCTAGGCAACTAATCTTTAGGATAAATTTGTTGCTGTGTGTGCTCTTTATTCTGCAAAGCACCAAAACTGCTGGCACGGCAGAAAGGTCCTTTGGCGCATGATGAGCCGAACTGACATGATTTCCGGGAATTTCATACTTGACAAAATGTCTTGGGCTCCGGTCTTTTCAGAAAAATTCTTTCTTAGGTTTGGTCTACCTAAAAGACTTATATGCAgaacaataaaacaaaattctaCATTTTGTGATCGGTAGATTTTATGTACATGTGTGGTGCCTTTTGATGAACCAATCAGACTCTATCAGAAATGTAATTTACAATTGTTTTTACCTTTTATAACATTGTTTAATGCTCTTTTATTCCACGGAGGATTTTCTATTGCTCCAATATTGGTCAGGTGCAGTTAACCAAAAGAactgacaaaaacaaaaacaagtaCAGTAAAGCCCATATAAAATGTGGTTATTTGCTGTCCTGAGCGGACACTCTTTCAACGCATAGAAGCACATCTCTAAGAACAAATGTAGTTAGCATGTCCacgaaaaataagatataGTTTACTTACCCTTTATTCCATTGACATTATTTTCCAATTTTCTGTTGCTCTAAGATTGATCAGGTTCAGTTAAACAAATGTGct is part of the Oryza brachyantha chromosome 11, ObraRS2, whole genome shotgun sequence genome and encodes:
- the LOC102722623 gene encoding transcription factor BHLH089-like, whose protein sequence is MAHDGFLGGGFHALQAPWPLPLPFDAAALQAQLMSGGWEDESALSSLVSSPATTGRGGDVHEGALMEELASRLGSVCGGGLGGGGVPSPPSSRYASCYGSPVSSPASRPAPSLLAAADSMVAERAARMSCLAAAGVGPSGGKLSRVASSHSLLAEPAPADGGGVQQVPASDGSSSDAPCRKRKAPGAKGKGKDGATATALTKLPEPEKKAKKCKLSADATANQDTKPLAGEAGHAGNGKGKDVAVEPPKDYIHVRARRGQATDSHSLAERVRREKISERMKLLQDLVPGCNKVTGKAVMLDEIINYVQSLQRQVEFLSMKLSTVNPQLDFDVDNFLPKDQPSEPSLPAPLSLPPPQPPLSYSPECATPAAIGYSPSQGTAMQSVVASTKGFEMAPTFASHGIPAPSSLDAFHSANSQAGSCMQMWEDDLQSVVQMGFRGNAA